A genome region from Manis pentadactyla isolate mManPen7 chromosome 5, mManPen7.hap1, whole genome shotgun sequence includes the following:
- the TCF15 gene encoding transcription factor 15, with the protein MAFALLRPIGAHVLYPDVRLLSEDEENRSESDASDQSFGCCEGLEAARRGPGPGGGRRAGSGAGPVVVVRQRQAANARERDRTQSVNTAFTALRTLIPTEPVDRKLSKIETLRLASSYIAHLANVLLLGDAADDGQPCFRAAGSAKSAVPAAPDGGRQPRSICTFCLSNQRKGGSRRDLGGSCLKVRGVAPLRVPRR; encoded by the exons ATGGCGTTCGCGCTGCTGCGCCCCATCGGCGCGCACGTGCTGTACCCGGACGTGCGGCTGCTGAGCGAGGACGAGGAGAACCGCAGCGAGAGCGACGCCTCCGACCAGTCTTTCGGCTGCTGCGAGGGCCTGGAGGCGGCGCGGCGCGGCCCCGGCCCTGGGGGCGGGCGGCGGGCAGGGAGCGGTGCGGGCCCGGTGGTGGTCGTGCGACAGCGGCAGGCAGCCAACGCGCGGGAGAGGGACCGCACGCAGAGCGTGAATACAGCCTTCACGGCGCTGCGCACGCTCATCCCCACCGAGCCGGTGGACCGCAAGCTGTCCAAAATCGAGACGCTGCGCCTGGCGTCCAGCTACATCGCACACCTGGCCAACGTGCTGCTGCTGGGCGACGCGGCCGACGACGGGCAGCCGTGCTTCCGTGCGGCCGGCAGCGCCAAGAGTGCAGTCCCCGCCGCCCCCGACGGCGGCCGCCAGCCCCGCTCCATCTGCACCTTCTGCCTCAGCAACCAGCGCAAGGGG GGTAGCCGTCGTGACCTGGGGGGCAGCTGCTTGAAGGTGAGGGGGGTGGCCCCCCTTCGAGTGCCAAGGAGATGA